One genomic segment of Coffea arabica cultivar ET-39 chromosome 6e, Coffea Arabica ET-39 HiFi, whole genome shotgun sequence includes these proteins:
- the LOC113695700 gene encoding 18 kDa seed maturation protein-like, whose translation MQKAKETSADVAASAKSGMDKTKAALQEKAEKMTTDPVKKEMAERKKEEKFFEAECEKGRMRKAARRGDHNLHTAGDPLGHAGYSAQGPVREDYPTSVTSGVVGSQYPAGVNTGSGRTGVLDPDRVDVDRPGVQDPGVGGGARTGYGPGATH comes from the exons ATGCAGAAAGCAAAGGAAACATCAGCCGACGTAGCTGCTTCGGCAAAGTCCGGTATGGATAAGACCAAGGCCGCTTTACAAGAAAAG GCTGAAAAGATGACTACTGATCCAGTGAAAAAGGAGATGGCTGAGCGGAAGAAAGAGGAAAAGTTCTTTGAAGCAGAGTGTGAGAAGGGACGGATGCGCAAAGCTGCCAGGAGAGGCGACCACAACCTCCACACGGCGGGTGATCCGCTCGGCCACGCTGGTTACTCGGCTCAAGGGCCGGTTAGGGAGGATTATCCAACTAGCGTGACTAGTGGAGTTGTTGGGTCGCAGTATCCTGCAGGAGTGAACACGGGGAGTGGAAGGACCGGTGTTCTTGATCCTGACCGGGTGGATGTGGACAGACCGGGAGTTCAAGACCCCGGGGTTGGCGGAGGAGCTAGGACTGGTTATGGACCTGGTGCTACACATTAG
- the LOC113695699 gene encoding 11 kDa late embryogenesis abundant protein-like has translation MQAIKEKAANVAASAKSGMEKTKATMQEKVDRAAANNPTEKEMATERKEQKVNQAEFDKRAAQEHNAAARNATKNTGQPHTYSTTGAPGHPTGTHQQSALPGHGTGQPTGQVTEGVVESHPIGTATGTGRTNAAHNTHVGAATNIGGSYT, from the exons ATGCAGGCCATCAAGGAGAAAGCAGCCAATGTTGCCGCCTCAGCCAAGTCCGGAATGGAGAAAACCAAGGCCACCATGCAAGAGAAG GTTGATCGTGCCGCTGCAAATAATCCAACTGAGAAAGAGATGGCGACAGAGAGGAAGGAACAGAAGGTGAATCAGGCTGAATTTGACAAGCGTGCGGCTCAGGAGCATAACGCTGCGGCTAGGAATGCAACCAAAAACACTGGCCAGCCGCACACCTATTCCACCACGGGTGCACCAGGACATCCTACCGGGACTCATCAGCAGTCGGCCTTGCCCGGCCATGGCACCGGACAGCCCACCGGACAAGTTACCGAAGGCGTGGTTGAGTCCCACCCCATTGGGACGGCCACTGGGACTGGCAGGACTAATGCTGCCCATAACACCCATGTTGGTGCGGCTACTAACATTGGTGGTTCTTATACTTAG
- the LOC113696426 gene encoding uncharacterized protein → MAESTRFRSLEDQLKKQDSKLQELMESVATMQNSSMEELQQKLHTDMDQNNAKLEAMVGNLDQKFIKMEQRFSTMMKLLMKEKGISDGDGGGTEPILPTPPLHLRLTPSNEGPGSQPEMRGRQFFPNMPRMELPMFSSGNPREWVRKCQKYFLNYQIAECQKVDVAEMFLEGKADNWFQGVKLVKPGLSWGEFSELLCERFSGRNSRDIVEEFNKLHQKGTIEDYEEKFEELKTLMLTRNPRLDESYFVSSFISGLKDEIKPMMKMFKPQTLMKVFEVAELQECSLEIQSKQSKATGRGTVEPRFGMYKNSTQDQARQHSYRLPAIIPAPRKTDAIHRDLSKITAEEMQYRRKHGLCYRCGEKFGVGHQCKKGNLNCVNTEEEEEEVEFEDAEGEQDELTGRVGELAEVSLNALSGAIKRKSILLMGNLGGFPVKILVDTGSSDSFIHHRVVNLLQLPYHSISPFTVTLADGTDITNGVISPNVSWVIQDYRFQFDLKIMELGGWDIILGVDWMCQFSPITFDFHSLSIALSDKESLLHLQGLVNQPAMRLVRGKDLRTFIQEKQTSCVALETEATKGSEDQLPDSIGRILQQHSEVFSTPKGLPPERELDHQINLKPGAEPFKLKPYRYPHSHKAEIEKQVAEMLTNGIIMHSTSPFASPVLLVKKKDNSWRLCIDYRKLNELTVKDKFSIPNIDELLDELHGTKYMSKLDLRAGYHQLRVKAVDIPKTAFQTHHGHFEFLVMPFGLTNAPATFQALMNRIFQLYLRKFVLVFFDDILVYSPTLESHAQHL, encoded by the coding sequence ATGGCAGAGAGCACTCGATTTAGGAGTCTGGAAGATCAACTCAAGAAACAGGATAGTAAGCTGCAGGAATTGATGGAATCTGTGGCAACAATGCAGAATTCAAGTATGGAGGAGCTGCAGCAGAAGCTTCATACCGACATGGATCAGAATAATGCGAAATTGGAAGCAATGGTGGGGAATCTGGACCAGAAATTCATTAAGATGGAGCAGAGGTTCAGTACGATGATGAAGCTGCTGATGAAGGAGAAAGGCATTTCTGACGGGGATGGAGGAGGAACTGAACCAATCTTACCGACACCTCCATTGCATCTACGGTTGACACCTTCAAACGAAGGGCCAGGGAGTCAACCTGAGATGAGAGGTAGGCAGTTCTTTCCTAATATGCCTCGTATGGAGTTGCCAATGTTTAGCTCTGGGAACCCTAGGGAGTGGGTgagaaaatgtcaaaaatacttCCTGAATTATCAGATAGCAGAATGTCAGAAAGTAGATGTGGCAGAAATGTTTTTGGAAGGGAAGGCTGACAATTGGTTCCAAGGGGTAAAACTTGTGAAACCTGGACTGTCCTGGGGAGAATTTAGTGAACTCTTGTGTGAGAGATTTTCTGGAAGAAACTCACGTGACATAGTGGAGGAGTTTAATAAGTTACATCAGAAAGGCACTATTGAAGATTATGAGGAGAAATTTGAGGAATTGAAAACACTAATGCTGACCAGAAATCCTAGATTGGATGAGTCTTACTTTGTTTCCAGTTTTATTAGTGGACTCAAAGACGAGATTAAGCCTATGATGAAGATGTTCAAACCGCAGACACTAATGAAGGTTTTTGAAGTGGCAGAGCTGCAAGAATGCTCACTGGAAATCCAGAGCAAACAAAGTAAGGCCACAGGGAGGGGGACAGTAGAACCAAGATTTGGAATGTACAAGAATTCCACACAGGACCAGGCTCGCCAACACTCATACAGGTTACCAGCTATCATCCCTGCCCCAAGGAAAACTGATGCAATCCATAGAGACCTCAGTAAGATAACAGCTGAGGAGATGCAGTATAGACGTAAGCATGGCTTGTGCTACAGATGTGGGGAAAAATTTGGAGTAGGACACCAGTGCAAGAAAGGAAATCTGAATTGTGTGAACactgaagaggaggaggaggaggttgAATTTGAGGATGCTGAAGGAGAGCAAGATGAACTCACTGGAAGGGTGGGGGAATTAGCAGAAGTATCCCTCAATGCATTGTCTGGAGCCATAAAAAGGAAGTCTATCCTGCTGATGGGAAATTTAGGGGGATTTCCAGTCAAGATCTTGGTGGACACAGGAAGCTCTGACAGTTTTATCCACCATAGAGTTGTCAACCTGTTGCAATTGCCATACCACTCAATCAGCCCTTTCACTGTGACCTTAGCAGATGGGACTGACATCACTAATGGTGTCATTAGTCCCAATGTAAGCTGGGTGATACAAGACTATCGATTCCAATTTGATCTGAAAATAATGGAGTTAGGGGGATGGGATATAATACTAGGAGTGGATTGGATGTGCCAATTCAGTCCCATTACTTTTGATTTCCATTCCCTCAGCATTGCACTTAGTGATAAGGAGAGTTTGCTGCACTTGCAAGGGTTGGTGAATCAGCCTGCAATGAGGCTAGTGAGGGGCAAGGACCTCAGAACGTTCATACAGGAGAAGCAAACAAGCTGTGTAGCACTGGAGACAGAAGCAACAAAGGGATCAGAGGATCAGCTTCCAGACTCCATAGGAAGAATCCTGCAACAGCATTCGGAGGTGTTTTCCACTCCTAAAGGCTTACCCCCAGAGAGGGAGCTGGATCATCAGATCAACCTCAAACCAGGTGCTGAGCCTTTTAAACTCAAGCCATACAGGTACCCCCACTCTCACAAAGCAGAAATTGAAAAACAGGTTGCTGAGATGCTCACTAATGGAATTATTATGCACAGCACTAGTCCTTTTGCTTCTCCAGTATTGTTAGTAAAAAAGAAGGATAATTCTTGGAGgctctgtatagactatagGAAACTGAATGAATTAACTGTAAAAGACAAATTTTCTATCCCCAATATAGATGAGTTGTTAGATGAGTTGCATGGCACGAAATATATGTCTAAACTCGATCTCAGAGCTGGCTACCATCAGCTAAGAGTTAAGGCAGTTGACATTCCCAAAACTGCTTTCCAGACACACCATGGCCACTTTGAATTcttagtaatgccttttggattgACAAACGCTCCAGCCACATTCCAGGCATTGATGAACAGGATTTTTCAGCTATATCTGAGGAAGTTCGTTTTAGTATTCTTCGATGACATTCTGGTGTACAGTCCAACCTTGGAGTCGCATGCACAGCACCTGTAA